A section of the Oncorhynchus tshawytscha isolate Ot180627B linkage group LG09, Otsh_v2.0, whole genome shotgun sequence genome encodes:
- the mybpc2a gene encoding myosin binding protein Ca isoform X7 yields the protein MPEAKKPAAKTDKAAAAPADKGHQSVEDRSAIEEGSECRDELLSESEELPDDETVPGGQSELTGLFVERPESTTVTKGKNVTFVAKVDSSDLLRKPNMKWLKGKWLDLGSKAGKHVQFKEAYDRNSKVYTYEMSIIKVVEGDAGGYRCEVTSKDKCDSCTFEVTVEAVQEEQPANILDAFKRSGIKGAKKGGDAGEDAGDLDFSALLKKREKKARDEPKEDVDVWEILKDAKPCDYEKIAFDYGITDLRGLLKRLKKMKKVEPKKSDAFLKKLEQCYSVDKGKRTQMHVELHDPNVQVKWLKNGVEIKPSAKYVFECVGNKRTLTINKSNLSDDAAYECVVGEEKSFTEVFVKEPPVTITKLLDDVHVVVGEKVEFECEVSEEGANVKWMKDGVELTKDGKYRIKKDGKKHTLVINEATIEDIGMYYVYTNGGESKGELEVEAKELEVLQSIADLSVKACEQAMFKCEVSDEKVVGKWFKDGVEVKPGNRIKMSHIGRIHKLMIDDVKPQDEGNYTFVPEGYALSLSAKLNFIEIKIEYVPRQDPPKIHLDTSSTGSKNTIVVVAGNKLRLDVEITGEPVPTVCWMKGDTVISEAEGRVRVETRTTLSSFVIEGAERPDEGQYSIIVTNPAGEDKAELTVKIVDVPNPPENVRCMGVGEDTATITWDPPKFDGGAPIKGYLMERKKQGSSRWTKLNFEVFESTTYEAKKMIEGVFYEMRVFAVNGIGISQPSGNSKPFMPIAPTSEPTRLTVEDVTDSTCALKWRPPERVGAGGVDGYIIEWCKEGEDNWVEANKEPVDKNTYRVKGLPTGEKLLFRVVAMNIAGRSPPCTMKQSVIIREIMEYPKIRLPRQLRTKFIRKVGEKINLVIPFQGKPRPVVNWLKDGEPLEIKSVGIRTSDFDTILFIRSAERDHSGTYTLSVQIDNMQDKADIHIQIVDKPGPPINVMVTDVWGFNAALEWKPPKDTGNTDITGYTIQKADKKTQGWFTVYEHNRRPSCTASDLVMGNEYSFRVFSENICGLSDEVAFSKNTAIIGKTDLKYNKPAFKEKDMSSSPKFTAPLVDRVVVAGYSTAISCAVRAYPKAKIVWMKNKMIIGEDPKFLMQNNQGVLTLNIRKPGQFDGGKYSCKAINDLGEDEVECRLEVRVLKEKKEGDEEKK from the exons CAGCCAAGACAGATAAGGCTGCAGCAGCACCTGCTG ataAGG GTCACCAATCAGTTG AAGACCGGTCTGCTATAGAGG AGGGAAGTGAGTGCAGAGATG AGCTCTTGTCAGAATCAGAAG AATTGCCCGATGATG AGACTGTCCCAGGAGGGCAGTCCGAGCTGACCGGACTATTTGTAGAGAGGCCAGAGAGCACTACAGTAACCAAAG GGAAGAACGTCACCTTTGTGGCTAAAGTGGACTCATCTGACCTGCTGAGGAAGCCCAACATGAAATGGCTGAAAGGGAAGTGGCTGGACCTGGGCAGCAAGGCTGGCAAGCACGTGCAGTTTAAAGAGGCCTATGACAGGAactccaag GtctacacatatgagatgagcatcATCAAAGTAGTGGAAGGAGACGCAGGTGGCTACCGTTGTGAGGTCACCTCCAAAGACAAGTGTGACAGCTGTACATTTGAAGTCACAGTGGAAG CCGTACAAGAGGAGCAGCCCGCCAACATCCTGGATGCCTTCAAGCGATC AGGCATAAAAGGCGCCAAAAAAGG GGGAGATGCAGGAGAGGATGCAGGTGACCTGGACTTCAGTGCCCTCCTCAAAAAAAG gGAAAAAAAGGCAAGGGACGAGCCCAAAGAGGATGTGGATGTGTGGGAGATCCTGAAGGATGCTAAGCCATGTGACTATGAGAAGATTGCCTTTGACTATGGCATCACAGACCTCAGGGGCCTGCTCAAGAGactgaagaagatgaagaaggtGGAACCCAAGAAGAGTGACg ccTTCCTGAAGAAGCTAGAGCAATGTTACTCTGTGGACAAGGGCAAGAGGACCCAGATGCATGTTGAGCTCCATGACCCCAACGTTCAGGTCAAATGGCTGAAGAACGGAGTGGAGATCAAACCCTCTGCCAA GTATGTGTTTGAGTGCGTGGGCAACAAACGGACACTCACCATCAACAAGAGCAACCTGTCTGACGATGCAGCCTATGAGTGTGtggtgggagaggagaagagcttCACTGAAGTCTTTGTCAAAG AGCCCCCGGTCACCATCACCAAGCTGCTGGACGATGTGCATGTAGTGGTGGGAGAGAAGGTGGAGTTTGAGTGTGAGGTCTCAGAGGAAGGGGCCAACGTCAAATG gatgaaagatggagttgagcTGACCAAGGATGGGAAGTACAGGATAAAGAAGGATGGGAAGAAACACACTCTGGTCATCAATGAAGCAACCATAGAGGACATCGGAATGTACTATGTTTACACTAATGGGGGAGAATCCAAAGGAGAACTGGAAGTGGAAG CCAAGGAGCTGGAGGTTCTGCAGAGTATAGCTGACCTGTCGGTGAAGGCGTGTGAACAGGCCATGTTCAAGTGTGAGGTGTCTGATGAGAAGGTGGTGGGCAAGTGGTTCAAGGACGGTGTGGAGGTCAAACCCGGCAACCGCATCAAGATGTCACACATCGGAAG GATCCACAAGCTGATGATTGATGACGTGAAGCCGCAGGATGAAGGAAACTACACCTTTGTCCCTGAAGGATACGCACTCTCCCTCTCCGCTAAACTCAACTTCattg AAATCAAGATCGAATATGTTCCACGCCAAG ACCCTCCCAAAATCCACCTGGACACTAGTAGCACGGGCAGCAAGAACACCATTGTTGTGGTGGCTGGCAACAAGCTCCGCCTTGATGTGGAGATCACAGGAGAGCCTGTCCCCACTGTGTGCTGGATGAAAGGAGACACT GTGATATCGGAGgcggagggcagagtgagggtgGAAACCAGGACCACTCTGAGCAGCTTTGTCATTGAGGGGGCGGAGCGGCCAGACGAAGGCCAGTACTCCATCATAGTGACCAACCCAGCCGGAGAGGACAAGGCTGAGCTCACCGTCAAGATTGTTG ATGTGCCTAACCCTCCAGAGAACGTCAGATGTATGGGAGTTGGCGAGGACACAGCCACCATTACATGGGATCCCCCCAAATTTGACGGGGGTGCACCCATCAAAG GCTACCTGATGGAGAGGAAGAAGCAGGGTTCCTCCAGGTGGACCAAGCTGAACTTTGAGGTGTTTGAGTCAACCACATACGAGGCTAAGAAGATGATTGAGGGTGTTTTTTATGAGATGAGAGTGTTTGCTGTCAACGGGATCGGGATCTCCCAGCCCAGCGGCAACTCAAAGCCCTTCATGCCCATAG cccctaccAGTGAGCCCACTCGTCTGACGGTGGAGGATGTGACAGACAGCACCTGTGCCCTGAAGTGGCGTCCTCCAGAGAGGGTTGGAGCAGGGGGCGTTGACGGGTACATAATCGAGTGGTGCAAAGAAGGAG AGGATAACTGGGTGGAAGCCAATAAGGAGCCAGTGGACAAGAACACGTACCGTGTGAAGGGGCTGCCAACAGGAGAGAAGCTCTTGTTCAGAGTGGTGGCTATGAACATCGCTGGACGCAGCCCCCCCTGCACCATGAAACAGTCTGTCATCATCAGAGAGATCATGG AGTACCCAAAGATCCGCCTGCCTCGCCAGCTAAGAACCAAGTTCATCAGGAAAGTGGGCGAGAAGATCAACCTGGTCATCCCCTTCCAG ggGAAGCCTCGCCCCGTGGTCAACTGGCTGAAAGATGGTGAGCCCCTGGAGATTAAGTCGGTGGGCATCCGCACCAGTGACTTTGACACCATCCTGTTCATCCGCTCGGCAGAAAGGGACCACTCTGGGACATACACCCTGTCTGTCCAGATAGACAACATGCAGGACAAGGCTGACATACACATCCAGATCGTAG acAAGCCAGGTCCTCCTATAAATGTGATGGTAACAGATGTGTGGGGTTTCAATGCTGCTCTGGAGTGGAAGCCCCCCAAAGACACAGGCAACACTGATATCACCGGCTACACCATCCAGAAGGCTGACAAGAAGACCCAG GGTTGGTTCACAGTGTATGAGCACAACCGCCGGCCCAGCTGCACAGCGTCTGACCTGGTCATGGGGAACGAGTACTCCTTCCGTGTGTTCAGTGAGAACATCTGTGGCTTGAGCGATGAGGTGGCCTTCAGCAAGAACACTGCCATCATAGGAAAAACAG ATCTGAAGTACAACAAACCAGCCTTCAAAGAGAAGGACATGAGCAGCTCCCCCAAGTTTACAGCTCCCCTAGTGGACAGGGTTGTTGTTGCAGGCTACAGTACTGCCATCAGCTGCGCTGTCCGGGCCTACCCtaag GCTAAGATAGTGTGGATGAAGAACAAGATGATCATTGGGGAGGATCCTAAATTCTTGATGCAGAACAACCAGGGGGTGTTGACCCTGAACATCAGGAAGCCCGGACAGTTTGACGGGGGCAAGTACTCCTGTAAGGCCATCAACGACCTGGGGGAGGACGAGGTGGAGTGCAGGCTGGAAGTCCGAG TCTTAaaggagaagaaagaaggagacgaggagaagaaaTGA
- the mybpc2a gene encoding myosin binding protein Ca isoform X13 has translation MPEAKKPAAKTDKAAAAPADKGHQSVEGSECRDELLSESEELPDDETVPGGQSELTGLFVERPESTTVTKGKNVTFVAKVDSSDLLRKPNMKWLKGKWLDLGSKAGKHVQFKEAYDRNSKVYTYEMSIIKVVEGDAGGYRCEVTSKDKCDSCTFEVTVEAVQEEQPANILDAFKRSGIKGAKKGGDAGEDAGDLDFSALLKKREKKARDEPKEDVDVWEILKDAKPCDYEKIAFDYGITDLRGLLKRLKKMKKVEPKKSDAFLKKLEQCYSVDKGKRTQMHVELHDPNVQVKWLKNGVEIKPSAKYVFECVGNKRTLTINKSNLSDDAAYECVVGEEKSFTEVFVKEPPVTITKLLDDVHVVVGEKVEFECEVSEEGANVKWMKDGVELTKDGKYRIKKDGKKHTLVINEATIEDIGMYYVYTNGGESKGELEVEAKELEVLQSIADLSVKACEQAMFKCEVSDEKVVGKWFKDGVEVKPGNRIKMSHIGRIHKLMIDDVKPQDEGNYTFVPEGYALSLSAKLNFIEIKIEYVPRQDPPKIHLDTSSTGSKNTIVVVAGNKLRLDVEITGEPVPTVCWMKGDTVISEAEGRVRVETRTTLSSFVIEGAERPDEGQYSIIVTNPAGEDKAELTVKIVDVPNPPENVRCMGVGEDTATITWDPPKFDGGAPIKGYLMERKKQGSSRWTKLNFEVFESTTYEAKKMIEGVFYEMRVFAVNGIGISQPSGNSKPFMPIAPTSEPTRLTVEDVTDSTCALKWRPPERVGAGGVDGYIIEWCKEGEDNWVEANKEPVDKNTYRVKGLPTGEKLLFRVVAMNIAGRSPPCTMKQSVIIREIMEYPKIRLPRQLRTKFIRKVGEKINLVIPFQGKPRPVVNWLKDGEPLEIKSVGIRTSDFDTILFIRSAERDHSGTYTLSVQIDNMQDKADIHIQIVDKPGPPINVMVTDVWGFNAALEWKPPKDTGNTDITGYTIQKADKKTQGWFTVYEHNRRPSCTASDLVMGNEYSFRVFSENICGLSDEVAFSKNTAIIGKTDLKYNKPAFKEKDMSSSPKFTAPLVDRVVVAGYSTAISCAVRAYPKAKIVWMKNKMIIGEDPKFLMQNNQGVLTLNIRKPGQFDGGKYSCKAINDLGEDEVECRLEVRVLKEKKEGDEEKK, from the exons CAGCCAAGACAGATAAGGCTGCAGCAGCACCTGCTG ataAGG GTCACCAATCAGTTG AGGGAAGTGAGTGCAGAGATG AGCTCTTGTCAGAATCAGAAG AATTGCCCGATGATG AGACTGTCCCAGGAGGGCAGTCCGAGCTGACCGGACTATTTGTAGAGAGGCCAGAGAGCACTACAGTAACCAAAG GGAAGAACGTCACCTTTGTGGCTAAAGTGGACTCATCTGACCTGCTGAGGAAGCCCAACATGAAATGGCTGAAAGGGAAGTGGCTGGACCTGGGCAGCAAGGCTGGCAAGCACGTGCAGTTTAAAGAGGCCTATGACAGGAactccaag GtctacacatatgagatgagcatcATCAAAGTAGTGGAAGGAGACGCAGGTGGCTACCGTTGTGAGGTCACCTCCAAAGACAAGTGTGACAGCTGTACATTTGAAGTCACAGTGGAAG CCGTACAAGAGGAGCAGCCCGCCAACATCCTGGATGCCTTCAAGCGATC AGGCATAAAAGGCGCCAAAAAAGG GGGAGATGCAGGAGAGGATGCAGGTGACCTGGACTTCAGTGCCCTCCTCAAAAAAAG gGAAAAAAAGGCAAGGGACGAGCCCAAAGAGGATGTGGATGTGTGGGAGATCCTGAAGGATGCTAAGCCATGTGACTATGAGAAGATTGCCTTTGACTATGGCATCACAGACCTCAGGGGCCTGCTCAAGAGactgaagaagatgaagaaggtGGAACCCAAGAAGAGTGACg ccTTCCTGAAGAAGCTAGAGCAATGTTACTCTGTGGACAAGGGCAAGAGGACCCAGATGCATGTTGAGCTCCATGACCCCAACGTTCAGGTCAAATGGCTGAAGAACGGAGTGGAGATCAAACCCTCTGCCAA GTATGTGTTTGAGTGCGTGGGCAACAAACGGACACTCACCATCAACAAGAGCAACCTGTCTGACGATGCAGCCTATGAGTGTGtggtgggagaggagaagagcttCACTGAAGTCTTTGTCAAAG AGCCCCCGGTCACCATCACCAAGCTGCTGGACGATGTGCATGTAGTGGTGGGAGAGAAGGTGGAGTTTGAGTGTGAGGTCTCAGAGGAAGGGGCCAACGTCAAATG gatgaaagatggagttgagcTGACCAAGGATGGGAAGTACAGGATAAAGAAGGATGGGAAGAAACACACTCTGGTCATCAATGAAGCAACCATAGAGGACATCGGAATGTACTATGTTTACACTAATGGGGGAGAATCCAAAGGAGAACTGGAAGTGGAAG CCAAGGAGCTGGAGGTTCTGCAGAGTATAGCTGACCTGTCGGTGAAGGCGTGTGAACAGGCCATGTTCAAGTGTGAGGTGTCTGATGAGAAGGTGGTGGGCAAGTGGTTCAAGGACGGTGTGGAGGTCAAACCCGGCAACCGCATCAAGATGTCACACATCGGAAG GATCCACAAGCTGATGATTGATGACGTGAAGCCGCAGGATGAAGGAAACTACACCTTTGTCCCTGAAGGATACGCACTCTCCCTCTCCGCTAAACTCAACTTCattg AAATCAAGATCGAATATGTTCCACGCCAAG ACCCTCCCAAAATCCACCTGGACACTAGTAGCACGGGCAGCAAGAACACCATTGTTGTGGTGGCTGGCAACAAGCTCCGCCTTGATGTGGAGATCACAGGAGAGCCTGTCCCCACTGTGTGCTGGATGAAAGGAGACACT GTGATATCGGAGgcggagggcagagtgagggtgGAAACCAGGACCACTCTGAGCAGCTTTGTCATTGAGGGGGCGGAGCGGCCAGACGAAGGCCAGTACTCCATCATAGTGACCAACCCAGCCGGAGAGGACAAGGCTGAGCTCACCGTCAAGATTGTTG ATGTGCCTAACCCTCCAGAGAACGTCAGATGTATGGGAGTTGGCGAGGACACAGCCACCATTACATGGGATCCCCCCAAATTTGACGGGGGTGCACCCATCAAAG GCTACCTGATGGAGAGGAAGAAGCAGGGTTCCTCCAGGTGGACCAAGCTGAACTTTGAGGTGTTTGAGTCAACCACATACGAGGCTAAGAAGATGATTGAGGGTGTTTTTTATGAGATGAGAGTGTTTGCTGTCAACGGGATCGGGATCTCCCAGCCCAGCGGCAACTCAAAGCCCTTCATGCCCATAG cccctaccAGTGAGCCCACTCGTCTGACGGTGGAGGATGTGACAGACAGCACCTGTGCCCTGAAGTGGCGTCCTCCAGAGAGGGTTGGAGCAGGGGGCGTTGACGGGTACATAATCGAGTGGTGCAAAGAAGGAG AGGATAACTGGGTGGAAGCCAATAAGGAGCCAGTGGACAAGAACACGTACCGTGTGAAGGGGCTGCCAACAGGAGAGAAGCTCTTGTTCAGAGTGGTGGCTATGAACATCGCTGGACGCAGCCCCCCCTGCACCATGAAACAGTCTGTCATCATCAGAGAGATCATGG AGTACCCAAAGATCCGCCTGCCTCGCCAGCTAAGAACCAAGTTCATCAGGAAAGTGGGCGAGAAGATCAACCTGGTCATCCCCTTCCAG ggGAAGCCTCGCCCCGTGGTCAACTGGCTGAAAGATGGTGAGCCCCTGGAGATTAAGTCGGTGGGCATCCGCACCAGTGACTTTGACACCATCCTGTTCATCCGCTCGGCAGAAAGGGACCACTCTGGGACATACACCCTGTCTGTCCAGATAGACAACATGCAGGACAAGGCTGACATACACATCCAGATCGTAG acAAGCCAGGTCCTCCTATAAATGTGATGGTAACAGATGTGTGGGGTTTCAATGCTGCTCTGGAGTGGAAGCCCCCCAAAGACACAGGCAACACTGATATCACCGGCTACACCATCCAGAAGGCTGACAAGAAGACCCAG GGTTGGTTCACAGTGTATGAGCACAACCGCCGGCCCAGCTGCACAGCGTCTGACCTGGTCATGGGGAACGAGTACTCCTTCCGTGTGTTCAGTGAGAACATCTGTGGCTTGAGCGATGAGGTGGCCTTCAGCAAGAACACTGCCATCATAGGAAAAACAG ATCTGAAGTACAACAAACCAGCCTTCAAAGAGAAGGACATGAGCAGCTCCCCCAAGTTTACAGCTCCCCTAGTGGACAGGGTTGTTGTTGCAGGCTACAGTACTGCCATCAGCTGCGCTGTCCGGGCCTACCCtaag GCTAAGATAGTGTGGATGAAGAACAAGATGATCATTGGGGAGGATCCTAAATTCTTGATGCAGAACAACCAGGGGGTGTTGACCCTGAACATCAGGAAGCCCGGACAGTTTGACGGGGGCAAGTACTCCTGTAAGGCCATCAACGACCTGGGGGAGGACGAGGTGGAGTGCAGGCTGGAAGTCCGAG TCTTAaaggagaagaaagaaggagacgaggagaagaaaTGA
- the mybpc2a gene encoding myosin binding protein Ca isoform X10, with translation MPEAKKPAAKTDKAAAAPADKEDRSAIEEGSECRDELLSESEELPDDETVPGGQSELTGLFVERPESTTVTKGKNVTFVAKVDSSDLLRKPNMKWLKGKWLDLGSKAGKHVQFKEAYDRNSKVYTYEMSIIKVVEGDAGGYRCEVTSKDKCDSCTFEVTVEAVQEEQPANILDAFKRSGIKGAKKGGDAGEDAGDLDFSALLKKREKKARDEPKEDVDVWEILKDAKPCDYEKIAFDYGITDLRGLLKRLKKMKKVEPKKSDAFLKKLEQCYSVDKGKRTQMHVELHDPNVQVKWLKNGVEIKPSAKYVFECVGNKRTLTINKSNLSDDAAYECVVGEEKSFTEVFVKEPPVTITKLLDDVHVVVGEKVEFECEVSEEGANVKWMKDGVELTKDGKYRIKKDGKKHTLVINEATIEDIGMYYVYTNGGESKGELEVEAKELEVLQSIADLSVKACEQAMFKCEVSDEKVVGKWFKDGVEVKPGNRIKMSHIGRIHKLMIDDVKPQDEGNYTFVPEGYALSLSAKLNFIEIKIEYVPRQDPPKIHLDTSSTGSKNTIVVVAGNKLRLDVEITGEPVPTVCWMKGDTVISEAEGRVRVETRTTLSSFVIEGAERPDEGQYSIIVTNPAGEDKAELTVKIVDVPNPPENVRCMGVGEDTATITWDPPKFDGGAPIKGYLMERKKQGSSRWTKLNFEVFESTTYEAKKMIEGVFYEMRVFAVNGIGISQPSGNSKPFMPIAPTSEPTRLTVEDVTDSTCALKWRPPERVGAGGVDGYIIEWCKEGEDNWVEANKEPVDKNTYRVKGLPTGEKLLFRVVAMNIAGRSPPCTMKQSVIIREIMEYPKIRLPRQLRTKFIRKVGEKINLVIPFQGKPRPVVNWLKDGEPLEIKSVGIRTSDFDTILFIRSAERDHSGTYTLSVQIDNMQDKADIHIQIVDKPGPPINVMVTDVWGFNAALEWKPPKDTGNTDITGYTIQKADKKTQGWFTVYEHNRRPSCTASDLVMGNEYSFRVFSENICGLSDEVAFSKNTAIIGKTDLKYNKPAFKEKDMSSSPKFTAPLVDRVVVAGYSTAISCAVRAYPKAKIVWMKNKMIIGEDPKFLMQNNQGVLTLNIRKPGQFDGGKYSCKAINDLGEDEVECRLEVRVLKEKKEGDEEKK, from the exons CAGCCAAGACAGATAAGGCTGCAGCAGCACCTGCTG ataAGG AAGACCGGTCTGCTATAGAGG AGGGAAGTGAGTGCAGAGATG AGCTCTTGTCAGAATCAGAAG AATTGCCCGATGATG AGACTGTCCCAGGAGGGCAGTCCGAGCTGACCGGACTATTTGTAGAGAGGCCAGAGAGCACTACAGTAACCAAAG GGAAGAACGTCACCTTTGTGGCTAAAGTGGACTCATCTGACCTGCTGAGGAAGCCCAACATGAAATGGCTGAAAGGGAAGTGGCTGGACCTGGGCAGCAAGGCTGGCAAGCACGTGCAGTTTAAAGAGGCCTATGACAGGAactccaag GtctacacatatgagatgagcatcATCAAAGTAGTGGAAGGAGACGCAGGTGGCTACCGTTGTGAGGTCACCTCCAAAGACAAGTGTGACAGCTGTACATTTGAAGTCACAGTGGAAG CCGTACAAGAGGAGCAGCCCGCCAACATCCTGGATGCCTTCAAGCGATC AGGCATAAAAGGCGCCAAAAAAGG GGGAGATGCAGGAGAGGATGCAGGTGACCTGGACTTCAGTGCCCTCCTCAAAAAAAG gGAAAAAAAGGCAAGGGACGAGCCCAAAGAGGATGTGGATGTGTGGGAGATCCTGAAGGATGCTAAGCCATGTGACTATGAGAAGATTGCCTTTGACTATGGCATCACAGACCTCAGGGGCCTGCTCAAGAGactgaagaagatgaagaaggtGGAACCCAAGAAGAGTGACg ccTTCCTGAAGAAGCTAGAGCAATGTTACTCTGTGGACAAGGGCAAGAGGACCCAGATGCATGTTGAGCTCCATGACCCCAACGTTCAGGTCAAATGGCTGAAGAACGGAGTGGAGATCAAACCCTCTGCCAA GTATGTGTTTGAGTGCGTGGGCAACAAACGGACACTCACCATCAACAAGAGCAACCTGTCTGACGATGCAGCCTATGAGTGTGtggtgggagaggagaagagcttCACTGAAGTCTTTGTCAAAG AGCCCCCGGTCACCATCACCAAGCTGCTGGACGATGTGCATGTAGTGGTGGGAGAGAAGGTGGAGTTTGAGTGTGAGGTCTCAGAGGAAGGGGCCAACGTCAAATG gatgaaagatggagttgagcTGACCAAGGATGGGAAGTACAGGATAAAGAAGGATGGGAAGAAACACACTCTGGTCATCAATGAAGCAACCATAGAGGACATCGGAATGTACTATGTTTACACTAATGGGGGAGAATCCAAAGGAGAACTGGAAGTGGAAG CCAAGGAGCTGGAGGTTCTGCAGAGTATAGCTGACCTGTCGGTGAAGGCGTGTGAACAGGCCATGTTCAAGTGTGAGGTGTCTGATGAGAAGGTGGTGGGCAAGTGGTTCAAGGACGGTGTGGAGGTCAAACCCGGCAACCGCATCAAGATGTCACACATCGGAAG GATCCACAAGCTGATGATTGATGACGTGAAGCCGCAGGATGAAGGAAACTACACCTTTGTCCCTGAAGGATACGCACTCTCCCTCTCCGCTAAACTCAACTTCattg AAATCAAGATCGAATATGTTCCACGCCAAG ACCCTCCCAAAATCCACCTGGACACTAGTAGCACGGGCAGCAAGAACACCATTGTTGTGGTGGCTGGCAACAAGCTCCGCCTTGATGTGGAGATCACAGGAGAGCCTGTCCCCACTGTGTGCTGGATGAAAGGAGACACT GTGATATCGGAGgcggagggcagagtgagggtgGAAACCAGGACCACTCTGAGCAGCTTTGTCATTGAGGGGGCGGAGCGGCCAGACGAAGGCCAGTACTCCATCATAGTGACCAACCCAGCCGGAGAGGACAAGGCTGAGCTCACCGTCAAGATTGTTG ATGTGCCTAACCCTCCAGAGAACGTCAGATGTATGGGAGTTGGCGAGGACACAGCCACCATTACATGGGATCCCCCCAAATTTGACGGGGGTGCACCCATCAAAG GCTACCTGATGGAGAGGAAGAAGCAGGGTTCCTCCAGGTGGACCAAGCTGAACTTTGAGGTGTTTGAGTCAACCACATACGAGGCTAAGAAGATGATTGAGGGTGTTTTTTATGAGATGAGAGTGTTTGCTGTCAACGGGATCGGGATCTCCCAGCCCAGCGGCAACTCAAAGCCCTTCATGCCCATAG cccctaccAGTGAGCCCACTCGTCTGACGGTGGAGGATGTGACAGACAGCACCTGTGCCCTGAAGTGGCGTCCTCCAGAGAGGGTTGGAGCAGGGGGCGTTGACGGGTACATAATCGAGTGGTGCAAAGAAGGAG AGGATAACTGGGTGGAAGCCAATAAGGAGCCAGTGGACAAGAACACGTACCGTGTGAAGGGGCTGCCAACAGGAGAGAAGCTCTTGTTCAGAGTGGTGGCTATGAACATCGCTGGACGCAGCCCCCCCTGCACCATGAAACAGTCTGTCATCATCAGAGAGATCATGG AGTACCCAAAGATCCGCCTGCCTCGCCAGCTAAGAACCAAGTTCATCAGGAAAGTGGGCGAGAAGATCAACCTGGTCATCCCCTTCCAG ggGAAGCCTCGCCCCGTGGTCAACTGGCTGAAAGATGGTGAGCCCCTGGAGATTAAGTCGGTGGGCATCCGCACCAGTGACTTTGACACCATCCTGTTCATCCGCTCGGCAGAAAGGGACCACTCTGGGACATACACCCTGTCTGTCCAGATAGACAACATGCAGGACAAGGCTGACATACACATCCAGATCGTAG acAAGCCAGGTCCTCCTATAAATGTGATGGTAACAGATGTGTGGGGTTTCAATGCTGCTCTGGAGTGGAAGCCCCCCAAAGACACAGGCAACACTGATATCACCGGCTACACCATCCAGAAGGCTGACAAGAAGACCCAG GGTTGGTTCACAGTGTATGAGCACAACCGCCGGCCCAGCTGCACAGCGTCTGACCTGGTCATGGGGAACGAGTACTCCTTCCGTGTGTTCAGTGAGAACATCTGTGGCTTGAGCGATGAGGTGGCCTTCAGCAAGAACACTGCCATCATAGGAAAAACAG ATCTGAAGTACAACAAACCAGCCTTCAAAGAGAAGGACATGAGCAGCTCCCCCAAGTTTACAGCTCCCCTAGTGGACAGGGTTGTTGTTGCAGGCTACAGTACTGCCATCAGCTGCGCTGTCCGGGCCTACCCtaag GCTAAGATAGTGTGGATGAAGAACAAGATGATCATTGGGGAGGATCCTAAATTCTTGATGCAGAACAACCAGGGGGTGTTGACCCTGAACATCAGGAAGCCCGGACAGTTTGACGGGGGCAAGTACTCCTGTAAGGCCATCAACGACCTGGGGGAGGACGAGGTGGAGTGCAGGCTGGAAGTCCGAG TCTTAaaggagaagaaagaaggagacgaggagaagaaaTGA